One window of the Dryobates pubescens isolate bDryPub1 chromosome 13, bDryPub1.pri, whole genome shotgun sequence genome contains the following:
- the LOC104300259 gene encoding nuclear pore complex protein Nup98-Nup96-like, whose protein sequence is MLQFSPLHFYVIGATNFGSGAPGALFRQQSQATALLNKPLSQARITQSTAFSFVSTPVGQANTNTTGLFGVSQPAQPGGPFGAPSNTSAATGFGTGSRLLGQSFGAGGSTLFVNKPAGFGTTTTSAPSFGTSTSSKVFGNKSSLTLGTSTNTSNSAAPGAGQKSVFGSTQSTLGVTQATGGFGTPGFNIATAALGFGAPQPAVALSDPNASAAQQALLQQYLFSLMHSPFGDSPLFRNPLPGPKKEEERLVATNPAAQKALKTHTPYKLSPRPEPRVRPNVLQSAGSAKSLCGGLEEDDEPALHGGAFMPRKSIKRLVLKNLKSISLFSPGNHENKDVASPLECPEKGDGYGDHHPDDEQEEEEKEDHHQVIQLYTNPIVKPTPQTPESPVQGSLVSLSTGLEGCSEEASFPDDPLQEECKEQPKPGHHHHPAGITLTRNGYYTIPSLEDLAGLTNDSHECVVTNFTIGRRGYGSIYFEGEVNLTNLNLDDIVHIRRNEVIVYPDDGRKPPVGEGLNRRAEVTLDGVWPTDKTSRCLIQSPRQLEAMNFAGRLEALCRRQGAQFVEYRPETGSWVFKVAHFSQHGLQEPAEEEQAQGRHPGVDGTEQALCARC, encoded by the exons ATGCTTCAGTTCTCACCATTGCATTTCTACGTCATAGGTGCAACTAACTTTGGCTCAGGAGCACCAGGGGCTCTTTTCCGCCAGCAGTCTCAAGCTACAGCCCTGTTGAACAAGCCATTAAGTCAAGCCAGAATAACCCAGAGCACTGCCTTTTCCTTTGTGAGCACCCCTGTGGGGCaggcaaacacaaacacaacg GGTCTCTTTGGGGTcagccagcctgcacagcctggaggCCCCTTTGGAGCACCTAGCAATACAAGTGCTGCCACTGGATTTGGAACTGGAAGTCGTCTCTTAGGCCAGAGCTTTGGTGCTGGCGGTTCG aCCCTGTTTGTGAACAAGCCTGCTGGATTTGGAACCACCACGACGAGTGCTCCCTCCTTTGGTACAAGCACTAGCAGCAAGGTCTTTGGTAACAAATCATCCCTGACTTTAGGAACCAGTACAAACACTTCCAATAGTG cagctcctggggcaggacaGAAGTCTGTGTTTGGAAGCACCCAGTCTACTCTTGGGGTAACACAAGCAACAGGAGGCTTTGGAACACCAGGATTCAACATAgcaacagctgctctgggctttggagcccctcagcctgctgtag CCCTGTCAGACCCAAATGCCTCAGCTGCCCAGCAAGCCCTCCTTCAGCAGTATCTCTTCAGCTTGATGCACTCACCCTTTGGAGACTCACCGCTCTTCCGaaaccccctgccaggcccaaagaaggaggaagag AGGCTGGTAGCAACTAACccagcagctcagaaggccTTAAAGACACACACCCCCTACAAGCTGAGTCCACGTCCAGAGCCCAGAGTGAGGCCAAATGTTTTGCAGTCAGCTGGCTCTGCTAAATCTTTATGTGGTGGTCTTGAAGAGGATGATGAGCCAGCCCTACACGGTGGTGCATTCATGCCAAG GAAGAGCATCAAAAGGCTGGTTTTGAAGAATCTCAAGAGCATCAGTCTGTTCTCACCTGGCAACCATGAGAATAAAGATGTGGCTTCTCCTTtggagtgtccagagaagggagatGGGTATGGTGATCATCATCCAG ACgatgagcaggaggaggaagagaaggaagatcaTCACCAAGTGATTCAGCTTTACACTAACCCCATTGTCAAGCCCACCCCACAGACCCCAGAGAGCCCAGTGCAGGGTAGCCTCGTGTCTCTGAGTACagggctggaaggctgcagtgaAGAGGCCTCATTTCCTGATGACCCCCTTCAGGAGGAGTGCAAAGAGCAGCCTAAGCCTGGGCATCATCACCATCCTGCAG GGATTACTCTAACAAGAAATGGCTACtacaccatcccctccctggaggaccTTGCTGGACTGACCAATGACAGCCATGAATGTGTGGTGACCAACTTCACCATAGGCCGCAGAG GTTATGGGTCAATTTACTTCGAAGGAGAGGTCAACCTGACTAACTTGAACCTGGACGACATTGTGCATATCCGCAGGAACGAAGTGATCGTCTACCCCGACGATGGGAGAAAGCCACCTGTGGGGGAAGGGTTAAACAG GCGAGCAGAAGTTACCTTAGATGGAGTCTGGCCTACAGATAAGACATCCCGGTGTCTGATCCAAAGCCCTCGGCAGCTGGAGGCCATGAACTTTGCCGGCAGACTGGAGGCGCTGTGCCGGCGGCAGGGCGCTCAGTTCGTGGAATACCGCCCGGAGACCGGATCCTGGGTGTTCAAG GTGGCACACTTTTCCCAGCACGGCTTGCAAGAGCCAGCTGAAGAAGAGCAGGCACAAGGAAGGCATCCTGGTGTTGATGGGACAGAGCAGGCTCTTTGTGCCAGGTGTTAA